A stretch of DNA from Endozoicomonas sp. 8E:
CGACCCGCCAACACCGACTGCCAGCTCTGATCAACACCCAGACCTACTGGAGATAAAGCTCCAAGCCCTGTTACCACTACCCTTCTGTGCGACAAAACAATTCACTCCTGCATCAGATCTTCTGACTTTCTTTTTTTATACACGGGCATTGGGGACGCTGACAATTAATCATCGAGTTCAGCCCTTTCATGAGTCATAAACCAGGTAAGGCCACAGGTTTACAAAAAATCATGCTAAATGATTATGTAAAAATGATGACATTATGTTTGTGTGAGTAGCTTATACCCGTCGTGCTTTCTAACTTCCGTGATGAGCACGGAGATTTGAGCCTTAAGACAAGACGGCGTGAGGAGTCATAGCCTTAGCTATGGCGACGATCGCCAACGCCGGATTAAGGCTCAAATCTTCAGCGCAACAGGGAGTCAGAAAGTTCGATTGGTATTATATCCCAGTCAGGTTACTCACTGTATAAACACAAAAGCCGCACGCATTTTATTGCGTACGGCTTTTTTAGGATACATTTACTCGTATGCAACCCGGACAGAATCAGGAATGAGCAACAACGTAATCGATGGCTTCCTGAACTGTGGTGATCTTTTCAGCTTCCTCGTCCGGAATCTCAGTTTCAAACTCTTCTTCCAGAGCCATTACCAGCTCAACAGTGTCCAGAGAGTCCGCGCCGAGGTCCTCTACGAATGACGCACTGTTGGTGACTTCCTCTGCTTTTACGCCAAGCTGTTCGCAAACGATCTTTTTGACGCGCTCTTCAATGGTACTCATACCTGGTTGTGCTCCTATGGATATTCGGGTGCAGAAGGGCGATTCAAAGCCACCCAATCTGCGGTCAGTTACTATATATAAACGCTTGCGGTAAT
This window harbors:
- the acpP gene encoding acyl carrier protein, translating into MSTIEERVKKIVCEQLGVKAEEVTNSASFVEDLGADSLDTVELVMALEEEFETEIPDEEAEKITTVQEAIDYVVAHS